One Vigna unguiculata cultivar IT97K-499-35 chromosome 7, ASM411807v1, whole genome shotgun sequence genomic region harbors:
- the LOC114191881 gene encoding pleiotropic drug resistance protein 2-like — MEEAVDADDLVRSASSLRMSIGSLSRRSWVSAGVSELWGAGHGGDVFDRSTRVDHDDDEEELKWAAIERLPTFERLRKSLVKRVLEESGRFDYEEVDISNLGFQNRKKLLRAILTTVEQDNERFLRRMRERIDRVGIEIPKVEVRFEDLFVEGDAFNGSRALPTLVNSTMNAMERILGSVNLLPSKKTVIKILQGVSGIVKPARLTLLLGPPRSGKTTLLQALAGKLDRDLRVSGRVTYCGHELSEFVPQRTCAYISQHNVHHGEMTVRETLDFSGRCLGVGTRHELLVELIKREKQAGLKPDPEIDAFMKATAVEGQETSLITDYVLKVLGLEICADTLVGDEMRRGISGGEKKRLTTGEMLVGPAKVFLMDEISTGLDSSTTFQIVKFLKQLVHVMDVTMIISLLQPAPETFNLFDDIILLSEGHIVYQGPRESVLNFFESVGFKCPERKGVADFLQEVTSRKDQEQYWFARDKPYHYVSVPEFVAHFNNFAIGQQLSQELQVPYDRAKTHPAALVKDKYGLSKLELLKACFAREWLLMKRSAFLYIFKTTQITIMSLITMTVFFRTQMKSGHLEDGVKYYGALFFSLTNIMFNGMAELAMTIFRLPVFFKQRDSLFYPAWAFALPIWIFRIPLSIVESGLWVVLTYYTVGYAPAASRFFGQFLAFVCVHQMGISLFRFIAALGRTLVVANTFGFFVLLLVYVLGGFIIAKDDLEPWMQWGYYASPMMYGQNAIAINEFLDPRWSAPNRDRRIPGRTVGEALLKVRSMYTEEYWYWICIGALLGFSLLFNICFIIALTFLNPYGDSKSIIIEEQIEKKETAERSSISAEKNSRENSTPEEDTLTTKRGMVLPFRPLSLAFDHVNYYINMPTEMEKHGIEGSRLQLLRDVSGAFRPGVLTALVGVTGAGKTTLMDVLAGRKTGGYIEGSINISGYPKKQSTFARVSGYCEQNDIHSPNITVYESVLFSAWLRLGKEVDSKTRKMFAEEVMNLVELHPVRNFLVGLPGVDGLSTEQRKRLTIAVELVANPSIIFMDEPTSGLDARAAAIVMRTVRNTADTGRTIVCTIHQPSIDLFEAFDELLLMKRGGQLIYNGPLGQQSQKLIEYFEAIPGVPKIKEGYNPATWALEISSPAVETQLGVDFAELYKKSELYQRNQELIKELSTPAEGTKELDFPNKYSQSFITQCIACFWKQNLSYWRNPQYNAIRLFMSTTIGVIFGLVFWKKGKKIDTEQDLMNLMGAVFTAVFFLGGSNTTSVQPIVAIERTVLYREKAAGLYSALPYAIGQVAVECIYVAIQTFTFSLILFSMMGFLWQVDKFLWFYFFMFISFVYFTLYGMMTAALTPNPQIAAIVMAFFLVFWNVFSGFIIPKSKIPIWWRWYYWGCPTAWSLYGLVTSQVGDKTNNIVVPGSKSVSVKAHLLQEFGYDYDFLGVVVVALIAFVTLFLLVFAYGIKVLNFQKR; from the exons ATGGAGGAAGCGGTGGATGCAGATGATTTGGTGAGGTCTGCGAGCAGCTTGAGGATGAGCATAGGATCTTTAAGCAGAAGAAGCTGGGTTTCTGCTGGTGTTTCTGAGCTCTGGGGCGCTGGCCATGGCGGTGATGTCTTTGACAGAAGCACAAGAGtggatcatgatgatgatgaagaagaactCAAGTGGGCAGCCATAGAACGCCTTCCAACGTTCGAAAGGTTGAGGAAAAGCCTCGTGAAAAGGGTCTTAGAAGAGAGTGGAAGGTTCGATTATGAAGAGGTTGATATATCCAACCTAGGTTTCCAGAACAGGAAGAAACTCCTCCGTGCCATTCTAACCACCGTTGAACAAGACAACGAGAGGTTCCTCCGTCGCATGAGAGAGAGGATTGATAG GGTGGGGATAGAGATTCCAAAAGTTGAAGTTCGATTTGAAGATTTGTTTGTTGAAGGAGATGCATTTAATGGAAGCAGAGCACTGCCAACCCTGGTGAACTCCACCATGAATGCGATGGAG AGAATTCTTGGATCAGTTAATCTTCTTCCATCAAAGAAAACAGTTATCAAGATACTCCAAGGTGTCAGTGGAATTGTCAAGCCTGCAAG ATTGACCTTGCTTTTGGGGCCCCCAAGATCAGGAAAAACTACACTGTTGCAAGCACTTGCTGGGAAACTGGACAGGGATTTAAGG GTTTCTGGAAGAGTCACTTACTGTGGTCATGAGTTATCAGAATTTGTTCCTCAAAGAACATGTGCTTATATTAGTCAGCACAATGTTCATCACGGAGAGATGACAGTAAGAGAAACGCTGGATTTTTCTGGACGCTGCTTGGGAGTTGGAACACGGCATGAACTACTAGTAGAATTGATAAAGCGAGAAAAACAAGCTGGACTTAAACCAGATCCAGAGATAGATGCCTTCATGAAAGCCACAGCAGTGGAAGGTCAAGAAACTAGTCTCATTACAGATTATGTTCTCAAG GTTCTTGGATTGGAAATATGTGCTGATACTTTGGTGGGAGATGAGATGAGGAGGGGAATATCTGGTGGAGAAAAAAAGAGGTTAACTACTG GTGAGATGTTGGTGGGACCTGCAAAAGTGTTCTTAATGGATGAGATTTCAACTGGTTTGGATAGTTCCACAACCTTCCAAATTGTGAAGTTCTTGAAGCAGCTAGTGCATGTCATGGATGTAACAATGATAATATCTCTTTTACAGCCTGCACCAGAAACATTTAACCTTTTTGATGACATAATCTTGCTTTCAGAAGGCCACATTGTCTACCAAGGTCCACGCGAGAGTGTTCTCAACTTTTTCGAGAGTGTAGGCTTCAAATGCCCCGAAAGAAAAGGTGTTGCAGATTTCTTACAGGAAGTTACTTCCAGAAAGGACCAAGAACAATACTGGTTCGCAAGGGACAAGCCTTACCATTATGTCAGCGTTCCTGAGTTCGTAGCTCACTTCAACAATTTCGCCATTGGCCAACAACTTTCCCAAGAACTTCAGGTTCCTTATGACCGAGCCAAAACTCACCCTGCTGCGTTGGTTAAAGATAAATATGGACTCTCAAAACTAGAACTCTTGAAGGCGTGTTTTGCAAGAGAGTGGCTACTGATGAAGCGCAGTGCTTTTCTATACATATTTAAAACCACTCAGATTACGATCATGTCTTTGATTACTATGACGGTGTTTTTTAGGACACAAATGAAAAGTGGTCACCTTGAGGATGGGGTAAAATATTATGGTGCACTGTTCTTTAGCCTCACAAACATAATGTTCAATGGAATGGCTGAACTTGCCATGACTATTTTTAGACTTCCCGTTTTCTTCAAGCAAAGAGATTCACTGTTTTATCCAGCATGGGCTTTTGCACTTCCCATATGGATCTTTCGAATTCCTCTCTCTATTGTAGAGTCCGGTTTATGGGTTGTCCTTACTTACTACACCGTAGGGTATGCTCCAGCTGCAAGTAG ATTTTTTGGTCAGTTCTTAGCATTTGTCTGCGTCCATCAAATGGGTATCTCACTGTTCCGATTCATTGCTGCTCTTGGGAGAACACTGGTTGTGGCAAACACGTTTGGTTTCTTTGTACTGCTACTTGTTTATGTTCTTGGTGGGTTCATCATTGCCAAAG ATGACCTTGAACCCTGGATGCAATGGGGCTATTATGCTTCTCCTATGATGTATGGTCAGAACGCCATTGCTATCAATGAATTCCTTGACCCAAGATGGAGTGCT CCAAACAGGGACAGAAGAATTCCTGGGCGTACAGTTGGGGAGGCCCTTCTCAAGGTTAGAAGCATGTATACTGAAGAATATTGGTACTGGATTTGTATCGGTGCTCTCCTAGGCTTTTCTCTGCTTTTCaacatttgttttataattgCTTTGACGTTTCTGAATC CATATGGAGATTCTAAATCTATTATTATAGAGGAGCAAATCGAGAAAAAGGAAACTGCAGAAAGGAGTTCCATTTCAGCTG AAAAAAACAGCCGAGAGAATTCAACTCCTGAAGAAGACACTTTAACAACCAAGCGGGGAATGGTGTTACCCTTTAGGCCTCTATCACTTGCCTTTGATCACGTGAATTACTACATCAATATGCCTACG GAAATGGAAAAACATGGAATTGAAGGGAGTCGACTTCAACTACTAAGAGATGTCAGTGGTGCTTTCAGGCCTGGAGTACTAACAGCATTAGTAGGTGTAACTGGTGCTGGAAAAACCACATTGATGGATGTTCTAGCTGGAAGAAAAACTGGTGGTTACATTGAAGGAAGCATCAATATATCTGGTTACCCAAAAAAGCAATCAACTTTTGCTCGGGTTAGTGGATATTGTGAACAGAATGATATCCATTCTCCAAATATCACAGTGTACGAATCTGTTCTGTTTTCTGCTTGGTTGCGTCTTGGCAAGGAGGTCGACAGTAAAACAAGGAAG ATGTTTGCGGAAGAAGTTATGAACCTGGTTGAGCTGCATCCAGTGAGAAATTTTCTAGTAGGTCTTCCTGGGGTTGATGGTTTATCAactgaacaaagaaagagaCTCACCATTGCTGTAGAATTAGTTGCCAATCCTTCCATCATCTTTATGGACGAGCCAACCTCTGGTCTTGATGCTAGAGCTGCAGCAATTGTCATGCGTACTGTCAGAAATACAGCGGATACAGGTAGAACTATCGTCTGCACAATTCATCAACCAAGCATTGACTTATTCGAAGCTTTCGATGAG CTACTTCTGATGAAGAGAGGAGGACAACTCATATATAATGGTCCCTTAGGTCAACAATCTCAGAAGCTTATAGAGTACTTTGAG GCTATTCCTGGAGTTCCTAAAATCAAAGAAGGTTATAATCCTGCAACTTGGGCTTTAGAGATCAGTTCTCCAGCAGTTGAGACTCAGCTCGGTGTAGACTTTGCAGAACTGTACAAGAAGTCAGAATTGTATCA GAGGAATCAAGAACTCATTAAAGAGCTAAGCACACCTGCAGAGGGAACAAAGGAACTTGATTTCCCTAATAAATACTCTCAGTCCTTCATTACTCAATGTATAGCTTGCTTCTGGAAACAGAACTTGTCCTACTGGAGGAATCCACAGTATAATGCAATCCGGCTCTTCATGTCAACAACTATAGGTGTTATTTTTGGACTCGTTTTCtggaaaaagggaaagaaaat AGATACGGAGCAAGATCTAATGAATCTAATGGGAGCTGTCTTCACTGCTGTTTTCTTTCTTGGAGGGTCCAACACCACTAGCGTTCAACCCATAGTTGCAATAGAAAGAACAGTCTTATACCGTGAAAAGGCTGCTGGATTGTACTCAGCTTTACCTTATGCAATTGGTCAG GTGGCAGTGGAATGTATATATGTTGCAATACAGACATTTACATTTAGTCTTATCCTTTTCTCAATGATGGGGTTCCTTTGGCAAGTTGATAAGTTCTTGTGGTTCTACTTCTTTATGTTCATTTCCTTTGTCTACTTCACTCTTTATGGCATGATGACTGCAGCTCTAACACCAAACCCTCAAATTGCTGCAATTGTTATGGCCTTCTTTCTGGTGTTTTGGAACGTATTCTCAGGCTTCATTATCCCAAAATCG AAAATTCCAATATGGTGGAGGTGGTATTACTGGGGATGTCCAACTGCATGGAGTTTATATGGCCTAGTGACTTCCCAGGTGGGAGacaaaactaataatattgTGGTACCTGGATCAAAATCTGTGTCAGTAAAAGCACACCTTCTACAAGAATTCGGCTATGACTATGACTTCCTTGGAGTTGTTGTTGTGGCTCTTATTGCTTTTGTCACATTGTTTCTTCTTGTTTTTGCATATGGTATCAAGGTTCTTAATTTCCAGAAGAGATAA